The Asterias rubens unplaced genomic scaffold, eAstRub1.3, whole genome shotgun sequence sequence GACAAATGGATTTGCTTACGAGGGTGACGGGAGTTGATGGTAGTAGACGATAGAAAAGTGTCTCCAGTTGGCAAACCTAAAGgattaatcaaaatatttgttaatgttGAGAACACAACAGAATGAATCCATCCAAGATGCTCATACATTTTCCCTGgtattatagtaaacacatgcaCTTGTTATCAAGACTCTTCTCTtaataaatacaattattttaccTTTAGTTGTAGGGGATTTGGTTGTCACATATTCTGTTGTTGAAAACTCTGTAAAAGCAAAAGTTGTTGTTCAATAATTAGTTGTTTGTAGAATATTAGTATAGTAAAGGGTTAACGTGAATGTTGTAAAGAAACAGGTAATGTTTTCAAACCCTGTTTCAATGGAGAATAAGAAGAAATCACAATCCAACAAACCTAGTGGATAACAGGATAAGATGTGTCAAAAATGACTTTGAGAAAAGTATTTCCATATGTGGTAGTGTGCAATTTGTACAAAAACTTGTctttgtaattgtcaaacaaaatttaaagctAAAacacttggggggggggggttctttaCTTTGTAAACGAATGTGATTACCTTCAGCACACCCCAAGACAGTTAACTCAATAGTTGCTCCGCTGACACCTGAGACATCAATGAACTTGATCTGAAGTTCCGTTATACCTTGCAGTGATGGTTCGTCCTCTGGAAATACCTTCACTTCCGATTGAATACCCTCAATAGTCAAGGTAAACTGTGAACAGGAGAAGAAAGTTTTTGCTTGACTACAAGATTTATAATCAATGAGcacattgttaaaaataaaagtgaaaacaaTACTTACAAGTGGATTAGTTTAAACAATTTCCCACTCACCTCCGTGATTGTATTTTTGATCACCACTTGCTTGAAATCTTTCTCGTCTACTCTCTTTGCAAGTAATGTGAAAGTGAATTTGACTGACTGTGGTGACGTTGATCCTGTCTTTGGTGTGGTCATTCCTTCTGCTTGTCCAGAAGTAACACTTGATGTGATTTTCTTCAAAGTGATAAGAACTCCACGAACATTGATATTGCTATTGAACTTTCTCTCCAGAACAGCACTGTTGCCAACAGACTGTTCAATTGGTAACTCGTAAAATGTGAGAAAGCCTGACTCATCTGTCAAGAGATTTCCTCTTGTCTGGTCCTTTGTCTCTACACCGCTCT is a genomic window containing:
- the LOC117306654 gene encoding cell wall protein DAN4-like, with protein sequence FTTTQVTTTAVSVTTPTTTTEESTSTVAVTTPTQTTTERTTTSTTSLVSTTEGYCLQNMDSESGVETKDQTRGNLLTDESGFLTFYELPIEQSVGNSAVLERKFNSNINVRGVLITLKKITSSVTSGQAEGMTTPKTGSTSPQSVKFTFTLLAKRVDEKDFKQVVIKNTITEFTLTIEGIQSEVKVFPEDEPSLQGITELQIKFIDVSGVSGATIELTVLGCAEEFSTTEYVTTKSPTTKGLPTGDTFLSSTTINSRHPRKQIHLSLHTCNVFCYA